Proteins found in one Pseudopipra pipra isolate bDixPip1 chromosome 19, bDixPip1.hap1, whole genome shotgun sequence genomic segment:
- the ZNF207 gene encoding BUB3-interacting and GLEBS motif-containing protein ZNF207 isoform X8: MGRKKKKQLKPWCWYCNRDFDDEKILIQHQKAKHFKCHICHKKLYTGPGLAIHCMQVHKETIDAVPNAIPGRTDIELEIYGMEGIPEKDMEERRRLLEQKTQESQKKKQQDDSDEYEDDESAASTSFQPQQVQPQQGYIPPMAQPGLPPVPGAPGMPPGIPPLMAGVPPMMPGMPPVMPGMPPGMMPMGGMMPPGPGIPPLMPGMPPGMPPPVGPRPGMPPMTQAQPVTAPGILNRPPAPAATAPTPQPPVTKPLFPSAGQAAAAVPGPVGTDFKPLNSTPATTTEPPKPTFPAYTQSTASTTSTTNSTAAKPATSITSKPATLTTTSATSKLIHPDEDISLEERRAQLPKYQRNLPRPGQAALGNPPVGPIGGMMPPQPGIPPQQQGMRPPMPPHGQYGAHHQGMPGYLPGAMPPYGQGPPMVPPYQSGPPRPPMGMRPPVMSQGGRY, encoded by the exons ATGGGACGTAAGAAGAAGAAGCAGCTGAAGCCTTGGTGCTG GTATTGTAATAGGGATTTTGACGATGAAAAAATCCTTATACAGCATCAGAAAGCAAAGCACTTTAAATGCCATATATGTCATAAGAAACTCTATACAGGACCTGGTTTAGCTATACATTGCATGCAG gtACATAAGGAAACAATAGATGCTGTTCCAAATGCTATTCCCGGAAGAACAGACATTGAACTGGAAATCTATGGGATGGAGGGCATTCCAGAAAAAGATATGGAGGAACGGAGGAGGTTACTTGAACAAAAAACTCAGG AGagccagaaaaagaaacaacaggaTGACTCTGATGAGTATGAAGATGACGAATCTGCGGCTTCGACTTCATTTCAACCCCAGCAGGTTCAGCCACAGCAGGGGTACATTCCCCCAATGGCACAGCCTGGTCTGCCTCCTGTGCCAGGTGCTCCAGGGATGCCTCCAG gtatTCCGCCATTAATGGCAGGTGTTCCACCTATGATGCCTGGAATGCCTCCAGTTATGCCTGGAATGCCACCTGG GATGATGCCAATGGGTGGAATGATGCCTCCTGGGCCAGGAATCCCACCTCTTATGCCTGGTATGCCACCAG GTATGCCTCCCCCCGTGGGGCCGCGGCCTGGCATGCCCCCAATGACACAAGCCCAGCCTGTCACAGCTCCAGGCATCCTTAACCggcctccagctcctgctgcaacAGCACCCACCCCACAGCCTCCAGTCACTAAACCACTCTTCCCAAGTGCGGGGCAG gctgcagcagctgtgccagggccagtTGGTACTGATTTCAAACCTTTGAATTCTACACCTGCAACGACAACAGAGCCCCCAAAACCTACATTCCCTGCTTACACACAGTCCACAGCCTCAACCACTAGCACCACCAACAGTACTGCAGCTAAACCAGCCACATCTATAACAAGTAAGCCTGCTACCCTCACCACAACCAGTGCAACCAGTAAGTTGATCCATCCAGATGAGGATATATCACTG GAAGAGCGAAGGGCTCAGTTGCCCAAGTACCAGCGCAATCTTCCTCGGCCAGGACAGGCTGCCCTGGGTAATCCACCAGTTGGACCAATTGGAGGTATGATGCCaccacagccaggaattcctccACAGCAACAAGGAATGAGACCTCCCATGCCACCTCATG GTCAGTATGGTGCTCATCACCAGGGCATGCCAGGATATCTTCCTGGGGCCATGCCTCCATACGGTCAGGGACCTCCGATGGTGCCCCCGTACCAAAGTGGACCTCCTCGACCTCCCATGGGAATGAGACCCCCCGTAATGTCGCAAGGTGGCCGCTACTGA
- the ZNF207 gene encoding BUB3-interacting and GLEBS motif-containing protein ZNF207 isoform X9, producing the protein MEGIPEKDMEERRRLLEQKTQESQKKKQQDDSDEYEDDESAASTSFQPQQVQPQQGYIPPMAQPGLPPVPGAPGMPPGIPPLMAGVPPMMPGMPPVMPGMPPGLHQQRKYMQSFCGGNMMMPMGGMMPPGPGIPPLMPGMPPGRSGLSNSYYGMPPPVGPRPGMPPMTQAQPVTAPGILNRPPAPAATAPTPQPPVTKPLFPSAGQMGTPVTSSSAASSNSESLSASSNALFPSTAQAAAAVPGPVGTDFKPLNSTPATTTEPPKPTFPAYTQSTASTTSTTNSTAAKPATSITSKPATLTTTSATSKLIHPDEDISLEERRAQLPKYQRNLPRPGQAALGNPPVGPIGGMMPPQPGIPPQQQGMRPPMPPHGQYGAHHQGMPGYLPGAMPPYGQGPPMVPPYQSGPPRPPMGMRPPVMSQGGRY; encoded by the exons ATGGAGGGCATTCCAGAAAAAGATATGGAGGAACGGAGGAGGTTACTTGAACAAAAAACTCAGG AGagccagaaaaagaaacaacaggaTGACTCTGATGAGTATGAAGATGACGAATCTGCGGCTTCGACTTCATTTCAACCCCAGCAGGTTCAGCCACAGCAGGGGTACATTCCCCCAATGGCACAGCCTGGTCTGCCTCCTGTGCCAGGTGCTCCAGGGATGCCTCCAG gtatTCCGCCATTAATGGCAGGTGTTCCACCTATGATGCCTGGAATGCCTCCAGTTATGCCTGGAATGCCACCTGG ATTACATCAACAGAGAAAATACATGCAGTCATTTTGTGGTGGAAACAT GATGATGCCAATGGGTGGAATGATGCCTCCTGGGCCAGGAATCCCACCTCTTATGCCTGGTATGCCACCAGGTAGGTCAGGGTTGTCGAACTCGTACTATG GTATGCCTCCCCCCGTGGGGCCGCGGCCTGGCATGCCCCCAATGACACAAGCCCAGCCTGTCACAGCTCCAGGCATCCTTAACCggcctccagctcctgctgcaacAGCACCCACCCCACAGCCTCCAGTCACTAAACCACTCTTCCCAAGTGCGGGGCAG ATGGGGACACCTGTCACAAGCTCAAGTGCAGCTTCCTCCAATTCAGAAAGTCTGTCAGCGTCTTCTAACGCTCTGTTTCCTAGCACAGCACAA gctgcagcagctgtgccagggccagtTGGTACTGATTTCAAACCTTTGAATTCTACACCTGCAACGACAACAGAGCCCCCAAAACCTACATTCCCTGCTTACACACAGTCCACAGCCTCAACCACTAGCACCACCAACAGTACTGCAGCTAAACCAGCCACATCTATAACAAGTAAGCCTGCTACCCTCACCACAACCAGTGCAACCAGTAAGTTGATCCATCCAGATGAGGATATATCACTG GAAGAGCGAAGGGCTCAGTTGCCCAAGTACCAGCGCAATCTTCCTCGGCCAGGACAGGCTGCCCTGGGTAATCCACCAGTTGGACCAATTGGAGGTATGATGCCaccacagccaggaattcctccACAGCAACAAGGAATGAGACCTCCCATGCCACCTCATG GTCAGTATGGTGCTCATCACCAGGGCATGCCAGGATATCTTCCTGGGGCCATGCCTCCATACGGTCAGGGACCTCCGATGGTGCCCCCGTACCAAAGTGGACCTCCTCGACCTCCCATGGGAATGAGACCCCCCGTAATGTCGCAAGGTGGCCGCTACTGA